AAACATTAAGTAGGTTCTGTCTGTAATCGCCAAAGTTTCCTGAACATTATGGTCTGTAATTAAAATCCCAATGTTCTTGTCTTTTAGCTGTGCCACAATACGTTGTATATCTTCTACCGCTACCGGATCTACACCAGCAAAAGGCTCATCTAATAAAATAAAATGAGGGTCTGTTGCTAGCGCGCGTGCAATTTCGGTACGTCTACGTTCGCCACCACTCAATAAATCGCCACGACTTTTTCTAATATGACCTAAGCCAAACTCTTCTATTAGCGATTCCATTTTTAAATGTTGTTCTTTTTTAGAAAGCTTGGTAAGTTGTAATACACTTAAGATATTGTCTTCTATGCTTAGCTTTCTAAATACCGAAGCTTCTTGTGCTAAATACCCAATACCATTTTGTGCACGTTTGTACATTGGGTACTTTGTAATATCTGTTCCCTCTAGATAAATAGTACCCCCGTTAGGTTTTATAAGTCCAACAATCATGTAAAAGGATGTGGTTTTTCCGGCTCCGTTTGGACCCAGCAACCCAACAATTTCTCCTTGGTTTACTTCAACGGTGATTCCTTTTACAACCTTTCGGCCTTTATACGACTTTATGAGATTTTCGGCTTTTAATTTCATATGTATTGCCAGTCAAGGCTGGTAACTTTTGTACCCGTAGTAACAGGTGTTTTCACTTTCCGCATGGCGAAAAACAAGTGTATTAGCAATCTCTAATTCCTAGAACGTTAAAAGTACGGCTAAATTTTCCGAAGAAAAAATTATGAATTAGTGTTCTCTAAGGCTTCCCAATATTCAAAAGCTCTACGTAGATGAGGTATAACAATAGTACCGCCAATAAGTAAAGAAACGCTCATGGCTTCAACAACCTCTTCTTTGGAAATGTTGAGGTTGTAACAGGTCTCTAAATGATATTTTACACAATCGTCGCAGCGTAGTACAAGACTGTTACCCAATCCGAGAAGCTCTTTCGTTCTTTTTGAGAGGGCACCTTCAGCAAAGGCATTGGTGTCTAAATTAAAAATACGTTTGACAATTTTATTATTGTCTGCCATCATTTTTTCGTTCATTTTAGAACGATAGGCATTAAAATCTTCAACGGGATTTGCCATCAGCTTTCATTTTTTTGTTTTGTTTGCGCACTACAACTTTTGAAATCACAATACTAATTTCATAAAGAATAAGCACTGGTACTGCCACAATTACTTGGCTAGCAATATCTGGAGGGGTAATGATTGCAGACACAATTAGTACGCCCACTAGCGCAAATTTCCTGTATTTTTTTAATAGAGGCGGAGTAACCAGCCCTACTTTGGTCAGGAAATAAATTATAATTGGAAGCTCAAAAATCAGTCCGCTAGCTAGTACCGAAGCTCGTACAAGACCAATATAGCTACTTAAGTCGAAATCGTTAAAAACTACTTCACTCACTTTGTAACTTCCTAAAAAGTTAATGGTGAGAGGAGTAACCACAAAATATCCGAAACAAACGCCAATAAAGAATAAGATAGAGGCGATGATGATAAATCCACGACTGTTTTTACGTTCGTTATTTCGTAAACCTGGGCTTACAAATTTCCAAAACTCATAGAGGATGTAAGGAAAAGCGATAATAAATCCCGCGGTAATTGAAGTCCAAATATGTGCCGAAAATTGCCCTGCAGGTGTTCTACTTTGAATTCTGAAACTTTCTTCTTTGAAACAGAAATTATCTTCAAAGCCTAGTTCGGTTGCGGCTCTACATAATAATTTATACGTTGGGAAGTCTGAACTTTTTGGACCTAAAATAATTATGTCAAAGATAAACTCTTTAGCGATAAAAGCGACGGTAGCTACAACTACCACAGCTATGGTAGAACGAATAAGATGCCATCGTAATTCTTCAAGATGGTCTAAAAAAGACATCTCTTTCTCAACATTGGTGTGCGTTTTGGCCGTCATTAAATAATGCCTTCTTTGGTTAGGTTATGAATGTGTACAACACCACAATATACACCGTTTTCTTCAGCAAGTATTTGGGTAATTCCGTGTTTGTCCATTATCTCCATCGCCTCAACAGCCATGGCATCATTATTAATCCTTTTAGGGTTTGCAGACATAATGTCTCTTGCTGTTAAGCCCTTAATACTGTCTTCTTTGGTAAGCATTCTACGTAAATCACCGTCTGTAATAATACCAACAATTTTTTGGTCTTCTACCACTGCGGTAACACCTAGTAATTTTTCTGAAATTTCAATAATTACTTTTTTGACGTCTGTATCTGGATGTACCTGCGGACATTCATTTAAAGATGTAAGATCACTTACACGCAAGTATAGTTTTTTTCCGAGAGAGCCTCCTGGATGAAACCGAGCGAAATCCTTACTTG
This Rasiella rasia DNA region includes the following protein-coding sequences:
- the lptB gene encoding LPS export ABC transporter ATP-binding protein translates to MKLKAENLIKSYKGRKVVKGITVEVNQGEIVGLLGPNGAGKTTSFYMIVGLIKPNGGTIYLEGTDITKYPMYKRAQNGIGYLAQEASVFRKLSIEDNILSVLQLTKLSKKEQHLKMESLIEEFGLGHIRKSRGDLLSGGERRRTEIARALATDPHFILLDEPFAGVDPVAVEDIQRIVAQLKDKNIGILITDHNVQETLAITDRTYLMFEGSILKHGEPEELASDEMVRKVYLGQNFELRKKKLNF
- a CDS encoding carboxymuconolactone decarboxylase family protein, producing the protein MANPVEDFNAYRSKMNEKMMADNNKIVKRIFNLDTNAFAEGALSKRTKELLGLGNSLVLRCDDCVKYHLETCYNLNISKEEVVEAMSVSLLIGGTIVIPHLRRAFEYWEALENTNS
- the tatC gene encoding twin-arginine translocase subunit TatC; this translates as MTAKTHTNVEKEMSFLDHLEELRWHLIRSTIAVVVVATVAFIAKEFIFDIIILGPKSSDFPTYKLLCRAATELGFEDNFCFKEESFRIQSRTPAGQFSAHIWTSITAGFIIAFPYILYEFWKFVSPGLRNNERKNSRGFIIIASILFFIGVCFGYFVVTPLTINFLGSYKVSEVVFNDFDLSSYIGLVRASVLASGLIFELPIIIYFLTKVGLVTPPLLKKYRKFALVGVLIVSAIITPPDIASQVIVAVPVLILYEISIVISKVVVRKQNKKMKADGKSR